In Abyssisolibacter fermentans, the sequence CCTGTTGTACCTAAAGTAAATCCACATAATAACGTAAAACACAATACTGCAACAATAATCGAACGTTTCATATTTGTCCTCCTTTTTTATATAATTTAGTTAATTGCAAAACTCTACACTATGTATAAATTCAATGTTTACATGCTATGAAGTAACTCAGTTTCCCCCATAAAGTAATTGTAAAAAATACCAATATAGTTACTAGGGAACCATCTCATGTTTCTTTGAAAGCGTGACTTCAAGAGTTCGTTTCTTCATCGCTCCTAAGTAGAGAACCAAAATCCACGATTTTGAGTGAATCACTTACTGCTAGGAACGCAGTAAGTAGTGAGTTTCTTATTTACTTCAAAACGGGCTCTTGCCCAGCCGTCAAAGATTATGAGATGGGTCCCCTCGCCCAAAACTTATGAGCTAAAATTAATGTTATTTACACATTATATTTAAATTTTAGTTTTGCAACTACCTAATATAATTCAACCAAAAATTTATTTTCTAAACTTCTTATAAATTAAATATATAATTAATATTAATATCATAATCACAATAATAGTTGGCAAGTTACTAATAACTACTATTATAATATTCTGTAAAGCAACTATTATCTTATTAATATTTTGAACAAAACCTCTCTTAGCCTTTGACCACATATTGTCATTTTCAGGCTTTATATATTCATCACTATATTGTCTCTGTTCAATATTAATATATATAGTTGATAAATCAACCAAATCATCCCAATTTTTAAGCCTTCCTATTTTTTGATTTATCTCTGTACGAATCCTTTTTAATTCATCCTCTATCTTAAGAATATCTTCAACTTTTTCAGCCTTTTTCAAAACTTCTCTTAATCTTTCTTCTTGAATCTTTAAATTCTTTACTTCACTATCTACATCCATATAACTACCCGTTATATCATTTGTAGCAGACTCACTACCATTAATTTGACCTAATGTCTTAATATATGTTAAAGTATGACGAAATTGATCGCTTGGTATTCTTATAACCATATCACCATATTTCGTCTTTCCTCTGCTAGTAGTTCTGATTTGTTCATTACTACTTTCTATAAATCCACCGCTTTTTTCAACATATATTACTATATCACTAGTAGTTTTATCAAAATTATCAACCTCTAAAGATAAATTTGCATTTTCTATTACTTTTCTTCTTTTTTCTAGCCCATATTTTTCTTGTATGCTATCATTTGTAGCAACACTATTTGGACTGATTTCAAACTTTTTAGTATTAGGAGCTATGCTCTTTGGAGCCTCGTCAGCAGCTTGATTCGCATTACTATCCATTGTACCATATTCATAACTGCTCTTATTTTCCGCTTCATCATATTGTTTCATATCAGACGATGATAACAAAGAAACTGATGTAACAATAACTAATAGACCTGCTGCAATCGCTGAATATTTTTTCCAATTTATTCTTTTCTTCTTTACATTATTCCTTTGACATTCTTCTAATTTTTCTCTTAAAGTAGCCTTATAATTTGATGGTAATTCTTCTTGCTCACAATCTCTAGCAAACTCAAGAATTTGTACCATTTGCTTATAATCATTCTTACATTTATCACAACTATTTAGATGTTGCTCAAATTCCTTTTTTTGCATATCATTTAGTTGGTTATCTATATAAAGAGATATTTTCTCATTAAATTCATTACAATTCATCTTTCATCCCTCCTTTCAAATAATTAGACGAATCTTTCAATATTTTGTTCCGTATCATTTATAATTATTTTTTTCAAAGCACTTCTTGCTCTACTTATTCTGGATTTGACGGTACCTTGTGAACATCCTATTATTTGTGAAATCTCTTCATAACTAAAACCTTGTATATCTCTTAATACTATAACAACTTTATGCGTTTCACTTAATTCATTTATACTCCTATGAACTAATTCTTTAGTTAATTTTTTCTCCATCAGTTGTTCTGGGTTATTTGTTGTATCAGGAATTTCTGTATGTATTTCTCCATTTTGTGTCTCAACCGTGCTATCTATAGAATATACCTTCTTTTTCTTTTTTAAATGATCTATACATGTATTTACTACAATTCTATACAACCATGTTGAAAAAGAAGATTTGAAATTAAATTTATCAATTGACTTAAATACTTTAATAAAAGCTTCTTGCGATATATCCATTGCATCTTCTCTATTTTTAAGCATTTTTAAAGCTATGTTGTAAGCAATTTTTTCATAACTACTAATTAATGTTTCAAAAGCATCTATATCTCCCTTTTGACATTTCTTTATTAGTTTTTCTTCATTATTTACCATCTATTTTCACCCCTTTCATTTAAATACAAACTATATCCTTTTTAATTAGACTTGAATTTGAATTAAAAAGTTCCAAGTTTTAAAAATTAATTTTAGTTTTTCCCATATTAATTATTATAAATTCGTAGTTTGGAAATTTTCGATATGATTTTTTCGATAAGCGATTTGAAAATCATTTTTTTTATGAATCGATTACTCAGTTCTTTCCATGATTAACCGATTCACATCAAATCTAAATTTGAGTTCTCAGCTAAAAAAAAAGCTCCCTTTAAAGAAGCTATTCCATCAATAATATTTATTTCCTTCTTTTTAAAAACAATTTCATCTTATAGTCATTCCATTCAATATCAAAGAAACACTTAACATGACTCAACGCTATATATTCAACATCATTTTCTTTATATAAGTATTTATCCTTATCCTTTACTAAAAGCGATAAGTAATAAATATAGTTGTTATCACTAGTATTTTCTAGAAATAAATGCAGAGGAATATAAAATTCATTATTAATTATACGTCCTTCATATGACATGTCATCAAATATTATTTCAGGGTAAATATTTATATTTACAGTCTTATTGTATGTAGATACATCAACAGTACAATTTGTAATTTCAGATAACTCTGTTAAATCTACATAAGGTTGATTATCATATAAAATATAACTTATATCCTCATCTTTATCAAACAGATTAACTGTA encodes:
- a CDS encoding DUF4349 domain-containing protein, which produces MNCNEFNEKISLYIDNQLNDMQKKEFEQHLNSCDKCKNDYKQMVQILEFARDCEQEELPSNYKATLREKLEECQRNNVKKKRINWKKYSAIAAGLLVIVTSVSLLSSSDMKQYDEAENKSSYEYGTMDSNANQAADEAPKSIAPNTKKFEISPNSVATNDSIQEKYGLEKRRKVIENANLSLEVDNFDKTTSDIVIYVEKSGGFIESSNEQIRTTSRGKTKYGDMVIRIPSDQFRHTLTYIKTLGQINGSESATNDITGSYMDVDSEVKNLKIQEERLREVLKKAEKVEDILKIEDELKRIRTEINQKIGRLKNWDDLVDLSTIYINIEQRQYSDEYIKPENDNMWSKAKRGFVQNINKIIVALQNIIIVVISNLPTIIVIMILILIIYLIYKKFRK
- a CDS encoding RNA polymerase sigma factor encodes the protein MVNNEEKLIKKCQKGDIDAFETLISSYEKIAYNIALKMLKNREDAMDISQEAFIKVFKSIDKFNFKSSFSTWLYRIVVNTCIDHLKKKKKVYSIDSTVETQNGEIHTEIPDTTNNPEQLMEKKLTKELVHRSINELSETHKVVIVLRDIQGFSYEEISQIIGCSQGTVKSRISRARSALKKIIINDTEQNIERFV